The following coding sequences are from one Thermostaphylospora chromogena window:
- a CDS encoding cytochrome d ubiquinol oxidase subunit II, translated as MTIGWYVTLGVFLAAYMLLDGFVTGAALLHGRLGGAERGRRATITAFGPFFMAGEVWLVVTVAALAAVFPPLESAIFKSRFPFLVLLIVAWLVRDGAIWLRSGLDGARWRAWWDRTLNAAGFGLAAAVGLLLGDLLAGRVTSGTGVTWYGLASAVVVVSLFALHGAAFLAARLPVDLAAGPAGLVRRRAPVAAGGYAALLALGVVTQHAEGTVTWSVAVLAAGAAALVGAGRLVTTRPRTSLALTGTPLAGLVLLVGVRLWPMAEASLAGAGSLAFLHGLLVFVLPVVLLAQLWLWWTFMRRIDDGSVTWF; from the coding sequence ATGACGATCGGTTGGTACGTGACGCTGGGCGTGTTCCTCGCCGCGTACATGCTGCTCGACGGTTTCGTCACCGGAGCCGCCCTCTTGCACGGACGCCTCGGCGGAGCGGAGCGGGGCAGACGCGCGACGATCACCGCGTTCGGACCGTTCTTCATGGCGGGCGAGGTGTGGTTGGTGGTCACCGTGGCGGCGCTGGCGGCCGTCTTCCCGCCGCTGGAGAGCGCGATCTTCAAAAGCCGGTTCCCGTTCCTCGTCTTGCTGATCGTGGCCTGGCTGGTCCGGGACGGCGCGATCTGGCTGCGCAGCGGGCTCGACGGTGCGCGCTGGCGGGCGTGGTGGGATCGCACGCTCAACGCCGCCGGCTTCGGGCTGGCCGCGGCCGTGGGCCTGCTGCTAGGCGATCTGCTGGCGGGACGGGTGACGTCCGGCACCGGAGTGACCTGGTACGGCCTGGCCTCGGCGGTGGTGGTCGTGTCGCTGTTCGCGCTGCACGGCGCGGCGTTCCTGGCCGCCCGGCTGCCGGTGGACCTCGCGGCGGGACCGGCCGGGCTGGTACGGAGGCGGGCCCCGGTGGCGGCCGGCGGGTACGCGGCGCTGCTCGCGCTCGGAGTGGTCACTCAGCACGCGGAAGGGACGGTCACGTGGTCCGTGGCCGTCCTGGCCGCGGGCGCGGCGGCGCTGGTCGGGGCGGGACGTCTGGTGACCACGCGGCCTAGGACGTCGCTGGCGCTCACCGGGACGCCGCTGGCCGGGTTGGTGCTGCTGGTCGGGGTGAGGCTCTGGCCCATGGCGGAGGCGAGCCTGGCGGGGGCGGGGTCGCTGGCGTTCCTCCACGGGCTGCTCGTCTTCGTCCTCCCCGTGGTTCTCCTGGCTCAGCTGTGGCTCTGGTGGACGTTCATGCGGCGGATCGACGACGGGTCGGTCACATGGTTCTGA
- a CDS encoding cytochrome ubiquinol oxidase subunit I, whose protein sequence is MDTLLLARLQFSVTASIHFMFVSLTLSLVIYLAIMQTAWVVTGKSVYERAVKFWGRLYVVNYGLGLITGIVMEFQLGMGWSGLTTRFGDLLGPALAVETLVAFTLEVTLLGLWIFGWGTLGKKTHLVVIWLVALTAYASVLWILAANAFLQNPVGHQIRDGRAHLVDVGALLSNPSLWDAAAHVFFAALTVGSVFVAGISAYHFIKRTTETELFGKSLRLSLLLLPVAAYATVHYGMMQILVIGKTQPLKLALIEGASAQADALRDQLSEQIGPGHFLAPDWVTTLFSVMQGAGFALVLISTAGAILLIRNWVIRLRVPLYLLVALIPVPFAIVVVGWLVREIGRQPWTVYGQLLTAEAVSDLSPVSVTVSFPVFTLVLVTLAVLDYRLLAAYAKRGPQDDAFGARFDSTADDSALTPL, encoded by the coding sequence GTGGATACGCTTCTCCTGGCCCGCCTGCAATTCTCCGTTACGGCGTCCATTCACTTCATGTTCGTTTCGCTCACGCTGAGCCTGGTCATTTATCTGGCGATCATGCAGACCGCCTGGGTGGTCACCGGAAAGAGCGTGTACGAGCGTGCCGTGAAATTCTGGGGACGCCTGTACGTGGTGAACTACGGGCTCGGCCTGATCACCGGCATCGTCATGGAGTTCCAGCTCGGGATGGGCTGGAGCGGCCTCACGACCCGGTTCGGCGACCTGCTCGGTCCCGCGCTGGCGGTGGAGACGCTGGTCGCCTTCACGCTCGAAGTGACGCTGCTCGGCCTGTGGATCTTCGGGTGGGGCACGCTGGGGAAGAAGACCCACCTGGTCGTGATCTGGCTGGTCGCGCTGACCGCCTACGCCTCCGTGCTGTGGATCCTGGCGGCCAACGCCTTCCTGCAGAACCCGGTCGGTCACCAGATACGCGACGGCCGGGCCCACCTGGTCGACGTCGGCGCGCTGCTGAGCAACCCCAGCCTGTGGGACGCCGCCGCACACGTGTTCTTCGCCGCCCTGACCGTGGGCTCGGTCTTCGTCGCCGGCATCAGCGCCTACCACTTCATCAAGCGCACCACCGAGACCGAGCTGTTCGGCAAGTCGCTCCGTCTTTCACTGCTCCTGCTACCGGTGGCGGCGTACGCGACGGTGCACTACGGCATGATGCAGATCCTCGTGATCGGCAAGACGCAGCCGCTGAAGCTGGCGCTGATCGAAGGGGCGTCCGCGCAGGCCGACGCGCTCCGTGATCAGCTCAGCGAGCAGATCGGCCCCGGTCACTTCCTGGCGCCCGACTGGGTGACCACGCTCTTCTCGGTCATGCAGGGGGCGGGTTTCGCGCTCGTCCTCATCTCCACGGCCGGGGCCATCCTGTTGATCAGGAACTGGGTGATCCGGCTGCGGGTGCCGCTCTACCTGCTGGTGGCGCTGATTCCGGTGCCGTTCGCCATCGTCGTGGTCGGCTGGCTGGTCAGGGAGATAGGGCGCCAGCCGTGGACCGTGTACGGCCAGCTGCTCACCGCCGAGGCCGTCTCCGACCTGTCACCGGTCTCCGTGACCGTCTCGTTCCCGGTGTTCACCCTCGTACTCGTCACGCTCGCGGTGCTGGACTACCGGCTGCTCGCCGCATACGCCAAGCGCGGGCCCCAGGACGACGCCTTCGGCGCGAGGTTCGACTCCACCGCGGACGATTCCGCGCTGACACCCCTGTGA
- a CDS encoding YciI family protein yields the protein MTSSGGEITVTDGPFTEAKEAVVGFALVEVRSKEEAIELARRFRKIAGDGVSEIRQVFGP from the coding sequence GTGACCTCCTCCGGGGGTGAGATCACCGTGACGGACGGGCCGTTCACCGAGGCCAAGGAGGCCGTGGTCGGGTTCGCGCTGGTGGAGGTGCGGTCCAAGGAGGAGGCGATCGAGCTGGCCCGCCGGTTCCGCAAGATCGCCGGTGACGGGGTGAGCGAGATCCGGCAGGTCTTCGGCCCCTGA
- a CDS encoding RNA polymerase sigma factor: MADLHRTIDAVWKLESAKIIAGLTRLVHDVGLAEELAQDALVAAVEQWPRTGVPDNPGAWLTAIAKRRAVDHIRRSQRRERTHERLARELRRRGDAEQAPGDIDERQAEPDDTLRLMFLSCHPVLPAPARVALTLKLLGGLSVAEIARAFLVGEPTIARRIAEAKRTLAEHRVRFELPDETQTAERLSSVLEVIYLIFNEGYAAASGDDLTRPELCLEALRLGHMLADLMPHEAEVHGLVALMEIQASRLAARAPAPADLCPHTGRRRLSYERAEYLFKQATRHLDPAGNGYTLRQLKPRDTVEGSPATHHP, translated from the coding sequence GTGGCCGACCTCCATCGCACCATCGACGCGGTCTGGAAACTGGAATCCGCGAAGATCATCGCCGGGCTCACCCGGTTGGTGCACGACGTCGGCCTGGCCGAGGAGCTGGCCCAGGACGCCCTGGTCGCCGCGGTGGAGCAATGGCCCCGCACGGGTGTCCCGGACAACCCCGGCGCCTGGCTGACGGCCATCGCCAAACGCCGCGCCGTCGATCACATCCGGCGCTCCCAGCGACGAGAACGCACGCACGAACGGCTCGCGCGCGAACTGCGCCGCCGCGGCGACGCCGAGCAGGCGCCCGGTGACATCGACGAGCGGCAGGCCGAACCCGACGACACGCTGCGACTGATGTTCCTCTCCTGCCACCCCGTGCTGCCGGCCCCGGCACGGGTCGCGCTCACGCTCAAACTGCTGGGCGGCCTCAGCGTCGCGGAGATCGCACGGGCGTTCCTGGTCGGCGAGCCGACCATCGCACGCCGCATCGCCGAGGCCAAACGGACCCTGGCCGAGCACCGGGTGCGTTTCGAACTGCCGGACGAGACGCAGACGGCCGAGCGCCTGTCGTCGGTGCTGGAAGTCATCTACCTCATCTTCAACGAGGGGTACGCGGCGGCGTCCGGGGATGACCTGACGCGCCCCGAGCTGTGCCTGGAGGCGCTGCGGCTGGGGCACATGCTGGCCGACCTGATGCCCCACGAGGCCGAGGTGCACGGCCTGGTCGCGCTGATGGAGATCCAGGCGTCCCGGTTGGCCGCCCGCGCACCGGCGCCCGCCGACCTGTGCCCGCACACCGGCCGGCGTCGCCTGTCCTACGAACGAGCCGAATACCTCTTCAAACAGGCCACCAGGCACCTGGACCCGGCCGGCAACGGCTACACCCTCCGCCAGCTCAAACCCCGGGACACCGTCGAGGGGAGTCCCGCGACGCACCACCCCTGA
- a CDS encoding maleylpyruvate isomerase family mycothiol-dependent enzyme: MDTPLDEATRSAERGPRDAATPAAPTGELVWARRGTAYFARKLNELTDAELDRPSLLPGWSRRHVIAHVGYNARALSRLMRWARTGVETPMYPSPEHRDAEIRRGATLPAHALRSLFAHTAAHLDAEWRDLPDTRWDAEVRTAQGRLVPVRETAWMRAREVWVHAVDLDSGADMRDFPSDLLGETLADVLRAWRRRGERVDLTVAVAGREPIVLGTGGPTVSGTLPDMVRWLTGRGARGLTSSTGVLPVLPRWF; this comes from the coding sequence ATGGACACCCCGCTCGACGAGGCGACCCGCTCGGCGGAGCGCGGACCGCGGGACGCCGCAACGCCCGCCGCTCCCACCGGGGAACTGGTCTGGGCGCGGCGCGGCACCGCCTACTTCGCGCGGAAGCTCAACGAGCTGACCGATGCGGAGCTGGATCGGCCGAGTCTGCTGCCGGGATGGTCACGCCGGCATGTCATCGCCCACGTCGGGTACAACGCCCGAGCGCTGAGCAGGCTCATGCGGTGGGCCCGCACGGGCGTCGAAACCCCCATGTACCCCTCCCCCGAGCATCGGGACGCCGAGATCCGGCGGGGTGCCACGCTTCCGGCGCACGCGCTGCGGAGCCTGTTCGCGCACACGGCGGCGCACCTCGACGCGGAGTGGCGGGACCTCCCGGACACCCGCTGGGACGCCGAGGTCCGCACCGCGCAGGGGCGGCTGGTCCCCGTGCGGGAGACCGCCTGGATGCGTGCCCGCGAGGTCTGGGTGCACGCGGTGGACCTGGACAGCGGCGCGGACATGCGGGACTTCCCGTCCGACCTGCTCGGTGAGACGCTGGCCGACGTGCTGCGGGCGTGGCGGCGGCGCGGGGAACGGGTGGACCTCACCGTCGCCGTGGCGGGCCGGGAACCGATCGTCCTCGGCACCGGCGGCCCGACCGTCTCCGGGACGCTGCCCGACATGGTCCGCTGGCTCACCGGGCGCGGAGCGCGCGGGCTGACGAGCAGCACCGGGGTGCTCCCGGTGCTGCCCCGCTGGTTCTGA
- a CDS encoding fumarylacetoacetate hydrolase family protein encodes MRLATIRLGDTTAAVRVDGTTAVETGFPDVGALLRADALSAAATADGPRHDFTTADLAPVVPAPGKIVCVGLNYRTHILEMGRELPEYPTLFTKYAEALIGARDPIRLPPESHKVDWEGELAVIIGRRVRRASAEEAAAAIAGYAVLNDVTMRDYQYRTPQWLQGKTWEGSTPFGPVLATADELPAGAQLVTRVDGEEVQRASIDDLVFSPVELVRYISTIVTLQPGDVIATGTPGGVGHARRPERYLGAGQKLSTSIDGIGELSNVTVADGSAHTAVR; translated from the coding sequence ATGAGGCTCGCGACCATCCGTCTCGGCGACACCACCGCCGCCGTCCGCGTGGACGGCACGACCGCGGTGGAGACCGGCTTCCCCGACGTCGGGGCGCTCCTGCGCGCCGACGCCCTGTCGGCGGCCGCCACGGCCGACGGTCCGCGGCACGACTTCACCACCGCCGACCTCGCGCCCGTGGTGCCCGCCCCCGGAAAGATCGTGTGCGTCGGTCTGAACTACCGCACCCACATCCTGGAGATGGGCCGCGAACTGCCGGAGTACCCGACGCTGTTCACCAAGTACGCCGAGGCCCTCATCGGCGCGCGCGACCCGATCCGGCTGCCCCCGGAGTCGCACAAGGTCGACTGGGAGGGCGAACTCGCCGTGATCATCGGACGGCGGGTGCGCCGCGCGTCCGCCGAGGAGGCGGCGGCCGCCATCGCCGGGTACGCCGTGCTCAACGACGTCACCATGCGGGACTACCAGTACCGCACGCCGCAGTGGCTCCAGGGCAAGACCTGGGAGGGCAGCACGCCCTTCGGCCCGGTCCTCGCCACGGCCGACGAGCTTCCCGCCGGTGCGCAGCTGGTCACCCGGGTCGACGGGGAGGAGGTGCAGCGCGCCTCGATCGACGATCTCGTCTTCAGCCCCGTCGAGCTGGTGCGCTACATCTCCACCATCGTCACCCTGCAACCGGGTGACGTCATCGCCACCGGCACCCCGGGCGGCGTGGGCCACGCCCGCAGACCCGAGCGCTACCTCGGTGCCGGCCAGAAGCTGAGCACGAGCATCGACGGCATCGGCGAACTGTCCAACGTCACCGTGGCGGACGGATCGGCGCACACGGCGGTGCGGTGA
- a CDS encoding cupin domain-containing protein — translation MTRGDDSPELKRLYQQFEAAHLTPLWTQIDDLMPLHPRPKAVPHVWRWSTLYPLAQAAGELVPVGRGGERRAIALANPGIPGRPYVSPTLWAAIQYLGPKETAPEHRHTQNAFRFVVEGTGVWTVVDGDPVRMSRGDLLLTPGWRFHGHHNETDQPMAWIDGLDIPFVYYTDTGFFEFGTDRVTDYSTPRYSRSERLWSHPGLRPLSGLEDTPSSPIAAYRWEHTDAALTEQLQLEDEGIPATAEPGHAAVRYINPTTGGDVMPTIRAEFHRLRAGVETPTRREVGSSVFQVFEGTGQVVLDGVEHDLAKGDLFVIPSWVPWSLRARDQFDLFRFSDAPIMERLHFHRVHVEGA, via the coding sequence ATGACCCGGGGAGACGACAGCCCTGAGCTCAAGCGGCTCTACCAGCAGTTCGAAGCCGCGCACCTCACCCCGCTGTGGACCCAGATCGACGACCTCATGCCCCTCCACCCCCGGCCCAAAGCCGTCCCGCACGTCTGGCGCTGGTCCACGCTGTACCCGCTGGCGCAGGCGGCGGGAGAACTGGTGCCGGTGGGGCGCGGCGGAGAACGGCGCGCGATCGCGCTGGCCAACCCCGGGATCCCCGGCCGTCCGTACGTCAGCCCCACCCTGTGGGCCGCGATCCAATACCTGGGCCCGAAGGAGACCGCGCCCGAGCACAGGCACACGCAGAACGCCTTCCGCTTCGTCGTCGAAGGCACCGGCGTCTGGACCGTCGTGGACGGCGACCCGGTCCGCATGTCCAGAGGCGACCTGCTGCTGACACCGGGATGGCGTTTCCACGGGCACCACAACGAGACCGACCAGCCGATGGCGTGGATCGACGGCCTGGACATCCCGTTCGTCTACTACACCGACACCGGCTTCTTCGAGTTCGGCACCGACCGGGTCACCGACTACTCCACCCCGCGCTACTCCCGCAGCGAACGGCTGTGGAGCCACCCCGGGCTGCGCCCGCTGTCCGGCCTGGAGGACACCCCGTCCTCCCCCATCGCCGCCTACCGATGGGAGCACACCGACGCCGCGCTGACCGAACAGCTCCAGCTCGAAGACGAGGGCATCCCGGCGACCGCCGAACCGGGGCACGCCGCCGTCCGCTACATCAACCCCACCACCGGCGGAGACGTGATGCCCACCATCAGGGCGGAGTTCCACCGGCTGCGGGCCGGCGTCGAAACCCCCACCCGCCGCGAAGTCGGCTCCAGCGTCTTCCAGGTGTTCGAAGGCACGGGCCAGGTGGTCCTGGACGGCGTCGAGCACGACCTCGCCAAGGGCGACCTGTTCGTGATCCCCTCCTGGGTGCCGTGGTCGCTGCGGGCACGAGACCAGTTCGACCTGTTCCGGTTCTCGGACGCCCCGATCATGGAGCGGCTGCACTTCCACCGCGTGCACGTCGAGGGGGCATGA
- a CDS encoding IclR family transcriptional regulator: protein MQQNEVPYRVEAVDRALTLLTLLAERGELSVTEAGRELGVAPSTAHRLLSTLCHRGFATQGDRRLYLPGPALLRLRLGNVPTLPDRMRPHLQELFSSVNETVHLMVRAGTDVLFVDGLEGTQALRVGLRVGARMPAHCTSGGKAMLADLEPEQVDALYADGLPPAPGGKIRDLAALHRELEGVRRNHFGCNHDESEPGVTAIGASLGFIDGNHAALAVALPTARIGTVGLEAVTAELLRVCRQARQEAGTVIP from the coding sequence GTGCAGCAGAATGAAGTCCCTTATCGGGTCGAGGCGGTAGACCGCGCGCTGACCCTGCTGACCCTGCTGGCGGAGCGGGGCGAGCTGAGCGTGACGGAGGCGGGACGGGAGCTGGGCGTCGCCCCGTCCACGGCCCACCGCCTGCTCTCCACCCTCTGCCACCGGGGTTTCGCCACGCAGGGTGACAGGCGGCTGTACCTGCCCGGCCCCGCCCTCCTCCGGCTGCGGCTGGGGAACGTGCCGACCCTGCCCGACCGGATGCGTCCCCATCTCCAGGAGCTCTTCAGCTCGGTGAACGAGACGGTCCACCTGATGGTGCGGGCCGGGACCGACGTGCTCTTCGTGGACGGGCTCGAAGGCACCCAGGCGCTGCGCGTGGGACTGCGCGTCGGGGCGCGGATGCCCGCACACTGCACATCGGGCGGTAAGGCGATGCTCGCCGACCTCGAACCGGAGCAGGTCGACGCGTTGTACGCCGACGGACTGCCTCCCGCGCCGGGCGGGAAGATCCGCGATCTGGCCGCCCTGCATCGGGAGCTGGAAGGCGTCCGCCGCAACCACTTCGGATGCAATCACGATGAGAGCGAACCCGGGGTGACGGCGATCGGCGCCTCACTCGGTTTCATCGACGGCAATCACGCCGCTCTCGCGGTCGCGCTGCCCACGGCGCGCATCGGAACCGTCGGCCTGGAGGCGGTGACCGCGGAGCTGCTCCGCGTCTGTCGCCAGGCCCGGCAGGAAGCAGGTACGGTCATTCCCTGA
- a CDS encoding AraC family transcriptional regulator: MPISRSTASAEPLQQYGRLRTSDVSLAQHVVAEVYEPHTLRPLNGSRLDARLNAVQNGGLTLGYLAYGTEVRIDLPPSDRWYHVNVTLNGTSRVARERGEKGTTTGMSSAAILLPHRAQTIDWAADTEQFALRIPRADIEEHLAGLAGRPISAPIEFDLVMNLETPAGRGLLRCIEFVRAEWDEGGILAQNAVSRRQLESMILTNLLMAASGPHQRLLRQAPDTTTPDALRRALDYIHEHVRTLPTLTDLTEAAGVSARTLQLQFLKNLNRTPSQYLREVRLRAAREDLLHPRSATLTVTDVAVALGFYNLGRFSSMYRSVYGESPSETLRRAKGQ, from the coding sequence ATGCCCATATCACGCTCGACAGCATCCGCGGAGCCGCTCCAGCAGTACGGCCGGCTCCGCACCAGCGACGTGTCCCTCGCCCAGCATGTCGTCGCCGAAGTCTACGAGCCGCATACGCTCCGCCCGCTGAACGGCTCGAGACTGGACGCCCGGCTCAACGCGGTGCAGAACGGCGGGCTGACCCTCGGCTACCTCGCCTACGGCACGGAGGTGCGGATCGATCTGCCGCCCAGCGACCGCTGGTACCACGTCAACGTCACGCTCAACGGGACCAGCCGGGTCGCGCGGGAGCGCGGGGAGAAGGGCACGACCACGGGGATGAGCAGCGCGGCGATCCTGCTGCCGCACCGGGCGCAGACCATCGACTGGGCCGCCGACACCGAGCAGTTCGCGTTGAGGATCCCCCGCGCCGACATCGAAGAGCACCTCGCCGGCCTGGCGGGCAGGCCGATCTCCGCCCCCATCGAATTCGACCTGGTGATGAACCTGGAGACCCCCGCCGGCAGGGGATTGCTGCGCTGCATCGAGTTCGTGCGGGCCGAGTGGGACGAGGGCGGCATCCTCGCGCAGAACGCGGTGTCGCGCCGGCAACTGGAGTCCATGATCTTGACCAATCTGCTGATGGCCGCCTCCGGGCCGCATCAGCGGCTGCTGCGGCAGGCGCCGGACACCACCACGCCGGATGCGCTGCGGCGCGCGCTCGACTACATCCACGAGCACGTCCGGACCCTGCCGACGTTGACGGACCTGACCGAGGCGGCGGGCGTGAGCGCGCGGACCTTGCAGCTGCAGTTCCTGAAGAACCTGAACCGCACCCCGTCGCAGTACCTGCGGGAGGTGCGGCTGCGGGCGGCGCGGGAGGACCTGCTGCACCCCCGCTCGGCCACGCTGACCGTGACCGACGTGGCCGTGGCCCTGGGCTTCTACAACCTCGGCCGGTTCTCCTCCATGTACCGGTCGGTCTACGGCGAGTCTCCGTCGGAGACGCTGCGCAGAGCCAAGGGCCAGTGA
- a CDS encoding aldehyde dehydrogenase family protein: MTSHVTERVPPRETTAPARHYIGGEWVTSSTTGVSYSPADGEPLGTYYEVDETQVRDAIRVAKETFADHEWRTNRQLRARVLNEMADRIEAASDELALMLARENGKILPEAHFELSLTPSKLRYYAAQALTSSGRGDRVRPGVYSTLLTEPVGVAGVIVPWNSPVVLAVRSFAPALAAGCTVVMKMAAQTALVNTRLTELLAECPSLPPGVLNVFNESGSVGAKLLVSSSDVAALSYTGSTAVGRQIMADAGATLKRLSLELGGKTPMIVFDDADLDAAVPTLVAGITTFSGQFCMTGSRILVQESVADEVKARLVEALNRVRLGPGDAEGSQMGPLIDLASRDRLERLIEDSRGDAEVIVAGGRPDDPSLARGAFYRPALYGVSDTGSPLVQKELFGPVATFETFGTEEEAVAKANATEYGLAASVWTADGARGLRMADALDAGTVWTNGWAVVLDQFEEGGYKQSGLGRLNGYRALEEFQEYKHIVQLV; this comes from the coding sequence GTGACGAGCCACGTCACAGAACGCGTGCCGCCGCGCGAGACGACGGCCCCCGCCCGGCACTACATCGGCGGGGAATGGGTCACCTCCAGCACGACCGGCGTGTCGTACTCACCGGCCGACGGCGAGCCGCTCGGCACCTACTACGAGGTGGACGAGACTCAAGTACGGGACGCGATCCGCGTCGCGAAGGAGACGTTCGCGGATCACGAGTGGCGCACGAACCGTCAGTTGCGCGCCCGGGTCCTCAACGAGATGGCGGATCGGATCGAGGCCGCCTCGGACGAGCTCGCCCTGATGCTCGCCCGGGAGAACGGCAAGATCCTGCCGGAGGCCCACTTCGAACTCAGCCTGACACCGTCCAAACTGCGCTACTACGCGGCGCAGGCGCTCACCTCCTCCGGCCGGGGAGACCGCGTCCGTCCCGGGGTCTACTCCACGCTGCTGACCGAGCCGGTCGGCGTCGCGGGTGTGATCGTGCCGTGGAACTCGCCGGTGGTCCTCGCCGTCCGCTCGTTCGCCCCGGCCCTGGCCGCGGGCTGCACGGTCGTCATGAAGATGGCCGCGCAGACCGCCCTGGTCAACACCCGGCTCACCGAGCTGCTGGCCGAATGCCCCTCCCTGCCGCCCGGCGTGCTCAACGTGTTCAACGAGTCGGGCAGCGTCGGCGCCAAGCTGCTGGTCAGCTCCTCCGACGTGGCCGCGCTCAGCTACACCGGCAGCACGGCGGTCGGCCGGCAGATCATGGCCGACGCCGGTGCGACGCTCAAGCGGCTCTCCCTGGAACTGGGCGGCAAGACCCCGATGATCGTCTTCGACGACGCGGATCTCGACGCGGCCGTGCCGACGCTCGTCGCGGGGATCACCACGTTCTCCGGCCAGTTCTGCATGACCGGAAGCCGGATCCTGGTGCAGGAATCGGTGGCGGACGAGGTCAAGGCCAGGCTCGTCGAGGCGCTCAACCGGGTGCGGCTGGGACCGGGCGACGCGGAGGGATCGCAGATGGGCCCGCTCATCGACCTCGCCAGCAGGGATCGGCTGGAGCGGCTCATCGAGGACTCGCGCGGCGACGCCGAGGTCATCGTGGCCGGGGGACGTCCCGACGATCCGAGTCTCGCCCGCGGCGCCTTCTACCGTCCCGCGCTGTACGGCGTGTCCGACACCGGCTCACCGCTGGTGCAGAAGGAGCTGTTCGGTCCGGTCGCCACGTTCGAGACGTTCGGCACCGAGGAGGAGGCGGTGGCGAAGGCCAACGCCACCGAGTACGGCCTGGCGGCCTCGGTGTGGACGGCCGACGGGGCGCGGGGGCTGCGTATGGCCGACGCGCTGGACGCGGGGACCGTCTGGACGAACGGGTGGGCCGTGGTGCTCGACCAGTTCGAGGAGGGCGGATACAAGCAGAGCGGCCTGGGCCGGCTGAACGGTTACCGAGCGCTGGAGGAGTTCCAGGAGTACAAGCACATCGTGCAGCTGGTCTGA
- a CDS encoding NADPH-dependent FMN reductase: protein MKLVTIYGSPTPPGKLARALELLETGVRERHPGWEVERIAPASTITPVVATWRDDVVEKVSGADAVVISSPVFRGSITGTLKLLIDMLPVEALRSKPVAILTVAAAPHHFLSAERHLRDVLSWFGALTAPNSAFFVDRVFAADTVDDEVRHELHELADQVVVLAERLSGRSFGPDPLTVRYRKKTSG, encoded by the coding sequence GTGAAACTCGTGACGATCTACGGAAGCCCGACGCCTCCCGGCAAACTGGCTCGCGCGCTCGAGCTGCTCGAAACCGGCGTGCGTGAGCGCCACCCCGGCTGGGAGGTGGAGCGGATCGCACCGGCCTCGACGATCACCCCGGTCGTCGCCACCTGGCGAGACGACGTCGTGGAGAAGGTCAGCGGCGCGGACGCCGTGGTGATCTCCTCCCCCGTCTTCCGCGGGTCGATCACCGGGACGCTGAAACTGCTGATCGACATGCTGCCGGTCGAGGCGCTGCGGTCGAAGCCGGTGGCCATCCTCACCGTGGCGGCGGCGCCGCACCACTTCCTCTCGGCCGAGCGTCACCTCCGTGACGTCCTCAGCTGGTTCGGCGCCCTCACCGCGCCCAACAGCGCCTTCTTCGTGGACCGGGTGTTCGCCGCCGACACGGTCGACGACGAGGTCCGCCACGAGCTGCACGAGCTGGCCGATCAGGTGGTGGTGCTCGCCGAACGCCTGTCCGGCCGGTCCTTCGGGCCGGACCCGCTGACGGTCCGTTACCGCAAGAAGACCTCGGGCTGA
- a CDS encoding flavin reductase family protein, which translates to MNRLTSTNVDHYKAVLGRFCTGVTVVTSLYEGKPVGFTCQSFCALSLEPPLVLLCLQKTSTTWPKIRRSGRLAINVLGEHQQAIGRRFGRTGIDRFAGVEWRPSPAGMPLLSGTLAWLECRLTEEIDAGDHTIAVAAVDELGTGPAQQPLLFFQGRFVGYDVKEAMSA; encoded by the coding sequence ATGAACAGGCTGACCAGCACCAATGTCGACCACTACAAGGCGGTTCTCGGTCGATTCTGCACCGGGGTAACCGTGGTCACCTCCCTCTATGAGGGGAAACCCGTCGGATTCACCTGCCAGTCGTTCTGCGCACTCTCCCTGGAGCCGCCGCTGGTGCTGCTGTGCCTGCAGAAGACGTCCACCACCTGGCCGAAGATCAGACGCTCGGGCCGCCTTGCGATCAACGTGCTGGGAGAGCACCAGCAGGCGATCGGCCGACGTTTCGGGCGAACCGGCATCGACCGGTTCGCCGGAGTCGAGTGGCGACCGTCGCCGGCCGGAATGCCCCTCCTCAGCGGCACGCTCGCCTGGCTGGAGTGCCGGCTGACCGAAGAGATCGACGCCGGCGATCACACGATCGCGGTGGCGGCGGTCGACGAACTGGGCACCGGCCCGGCACAGCAGCCGCTGCTGTTCTTCCAGGGAAGATTCGTCGGTTATGACGTGAAGGAGGCCATGTCGGCGTGA